CAATCTGGTCGTACGCCATGAACGTGGCGCCGCCCGTCTTCGCCAGCACCTTGGTGATGGCGGCCGTCAGCGACGTCTTGCCGTGGTCCACGTGTCCGATCGTGCCGATGTTCACGTGGGGCTTGTTGCGCTCGAACTTCTCCTTGGCCATGACCTCTCCTCACGGGGCAGCCGGTCAATGACCCGGCGCGCGTCTCAATCTCGGGAAACAACTTCGAAGGTGCTGCGTCCTGCTCCAAACGTGCCGCAACGTCAACTGAAATCGCCCGGCGAGCACTCCGCCAGACGCACCGCGGTCACCGGTTGAGCGCCGACTTCGGCGCGGGCGCGTAGTGACTGAACTGCATGGTGTACGTCGCCCTTCCCTGGCTCTTGCTGCGCAGGTCGGTCGAGTAGCCGAACATCGCG
The genomic region above belongs to Pyxidicoccus trucidator and contains:
- a CDS encoding GTP-binding protein codes for the protein MAKEKFERNKPHVNIGTIGHVDHGKTSLTAAITKVLAKTGGATFMAYDQI